GCAAAACGCTGCTGGCGGGCATCACGGGACTGCGGGTCTGCGCccaagggccagggctggggacaTAGGGGACCAGGTTACTCTCAGGACTTCTCCCATAAGCCCAAGGCTAGGGGGGCCCCTGGAGGCAAAGCCTACACCCTAGGAGGCCCCCACTTCAAAGCCCCTGCCCTCTGGAGCCTCATTCTCTCCCCGTGCCCTAGACTGTGGCCCTCTCAGCTTGACCATCCTGGGCCCATCGCCCCTCAGGGCTGTGGAAGGGGCCGTACCGTGACTTTAGGCTGGTCAGAGAAGGAGCGTTTATTGCACTGCAGCTGGGCTGCCACCAATTGCTGGATCATTAGTTCCTGAGCGGCTGTTAACTGGACGCCCTCGCCTTCCCCGGAGCCCTGGCCACCCCTGTCAGACCCTCCAGGGGAGGCCCCAGGCGCAGAGGCTGAGCTGCTGCTGACTCCCAGCCCTGTGGGTGGcgactgctgctgctgcttccgaGTCTTCTTCTTCCGGATCTGTTCTTTGGAGAGGACGCCTGTTGGGGAGACACAGGCCTCAGTCGAGgccccaggcctgggcagggGCCGGGCTGGCACTGCTCCCTCCCTGGCACTCACACTGCTCCCGCATCCCAGCCTCCTTGCATTTTCGCAGCCGGCATTGCTGGCACTTGCGCCGCATGAAGGCATCCATCTGGCAGGTTCCACCGCCCCGGCAGGCGTAGCGCCCGGCCCCGCCTCGGATCACACTTCGCCTGAAGAAGCCCTTGCAGCCTTCGCAGCTGAGCACGTTGTAGTGGAAGCCGGAGGCTGTGTCCCCGCACACCTGGCACAGCTCGTCGCCCAGCATCTTTGGGGCCGGGCCCTTCTTTCGCTTGCGCTCCGGTTCCTCTGTTGTATCTAGGATGACTGGCGTTGGCGGACAGAAGCCATGAGAGACACAGCCACAGAGATAAACGGCAGCCAGAGGGACAGGTCCATGAGAGACCGGAGGCAAAGAGTCAGAGTGTGGAGAGTGATCCAGGGAGATGGCAATTCACAGGGAAAGATGTGTATGTCAGTGAATCCCAAAGAATGGGTCAAAATAAGAGATGTCAAGgactaacagaagaaaaaaatcaacaagaaacTGGGGTTGCCCAGCCCCATTTCTGATCTTTCTCCCTTTCTAGATCCCTCCCTAAGCCTCCATACCAACTCCCAGCCCATGTCCCTGGACCCCGTCTCACCCACGACGGAAGCTGAGTTGGCCCCATCAGTGCCTGGGACATCAGGATCCGCCCCTGGGCACGGCTCAGGGCCATCCTCCTTTCCATCAGGTGAAGAAGAGGGGGTGCTAGGGCCATTTCCTGGGAGAGGGAGGCACAGTGAGTTTCTCCTGACAATAATCTGCTGACGGGGGGATGGCTGGGTTGGGAAAGGGGTCACTCACCAGGCAAGGGGGTGTCCAGGGAACTCGTGGCGGGGGTGGACATGGTGGGGTCACGGAGCAGCCTGCAGAATACAGGGGAACTGAGAGCCTTGAGGGGCCAGGGAGGGTCAGGTTAGGTCAGCCATAGGTTTTCATGGGGCTACCTCTCTTTCCTCCATCTCTCAGACTCTTCCCCTACTGCGTACACACCCCAGCCCCAGTCCCTGCCAGTCTACTTACCCTCCCATCCAGTTCCAATAGGGCCTGCCCCCTTCTGCTCCAGGACAGCCTTCAGGTGGGTGGGTCTCAAGCCCCTCCCTCCTCTAGACTCTGCCCCTCCTTTAGCCTCCCTCCACTCCAGATCCCGCCCACCGGCTTTTTCCAGATATTGTCCCTTCTGCTTCCAGTGCTCCGCTCTCACTTCCTCACCCCACCTCTGCCAAGGAAGCACCCCTACCTCTCATTCTGACCCCATCTCCTCCTATTATGCTCCGCCCACATATCGTTTCCTTCTAGGTCCTTCCCCATCCCTTCCAGGTCCCGCCCCACCTCCTCCCATCATACTCCGCCCCCACACCTCTCTCCAGGTCCCGCCCCTCTCCGAACACCAGTGGGGGGCGGAGCTCATGGCTGCGCGCGAGGGTCTCGTGGGCGGCCTCTCGTGGGGTCCCCTACTCCCGTTGCCCTGGAAACAGCCGGGGGCTGCGCGAGCTACGGAGGGGAGACggtggaaggagagaagggggctGAGCCAAGCAGCGCGGGGAACATCGGGAAGCCCCAGGCCCAGAGGTCCTCCCGCGTCTCCCCACACTCGAGTGCACCTGCTAGCGTACCCTTGGtctgcttctcttcctcctcctctgtatCCACTGGCACGCCGCCGCGACTCGGATACCCTCAAAACTAACTTCGCCACTTCTTCCGGCAACCCCACCATGCGTCACTTCCGGGAGTGGGCGGGGAGTCAGGGTGACGGAATTCCGGTCGCTCTAGGGCTAGCCTAATCAGCTGCCCCTCACGGAAGTCATATACCCACCGGAAGCTTACCTTTCCGGATAGTTCCACTGAGGGCTGGCAGGAGAGTTCCGGACCGATTCAATCAGGCGTTGGGCAAGAGGGCGGCATGGCAAGACCCAAACcttcccgccccgccccgcgtgGCTTTCAACTCTGCCCTGTGCTTCTCTGGGCTTGCGGGCCAAACATTTACTCTGCATCATCTCCACGACTACAGATCCTTTTCGCACACGGCTGATTAAAAGCATGTTTGTCCTTTCTGGGTTGTTATAAGTTTTCTGATTTTGGAGGTGCGCTGCTTATTGgttttaaataagttaaattcCAAACCTAGACCTAGAAAAAacctggaaaaatatattttaaaaataatttggtgatagaattcttttaaaaagtaaacttccTCTacgaaaaagataaaaataatagcttttaAAGAAAACTGGGGCTTGGCTGGGTTTGCGTCCTGgcctgtgggttcaagtcccaatttgAGTCACACAGTTTCAGAAGTATAATAGTATCttatgatactatacacagataaTAGTATCTCATGCATATTTCCTGAGCTTTTCAGATGCTAAGAACCATCACCAAACgtaagaaattaactacttgatgatcatagCCCCCAGATCTACTGGCACCTAAGGACTGATAGTGTtaactgccctgttacctcaacATCAACCAAGCAGAGAACtatgcacgagctgatcacataccctgggcTGCCCCTCCCTCAACTAGCCTTTAAAAATGAGGGGCGGGgtaggacttccctcgtggtgcaatggttaagaatccgcctgccaatgcaggggacacgagtttgagccctggtccgggaagatcccacaagctgcggggcaactaagcttgtgcaccacaactactgagtctgtgctctagagcctgcgagccacaactactgaagcccatgcgcctagagcctagagcccgtgctccacaacaagagaagccaccgcaatgagaagcccgcccaccgcaacgaagagtagcccccactcgccgcaactagagaaagcctgcatgcagcaacgaagacccaacgcagccaaaagtaaataaataaataaatttatttttttagaaaatgagtggggagggatagattaggagtttgggattgacatgtacacgctactatttaaaatagataaccaacaaggacctactgtataacacagggaactctgctcaatattctgtaatcacctaaatgggaaatgaatttgaaaaagaatagatacatgtatatgtataactgaatcactttgctgtatacctgaaaataacacaacgttgttaatcagctatactccaatataagattttaaaaatttttaaatactttgctgaaaccctttgggGAGTTCAGGGTTGGAAGATGAGCCGCCTGTTCTTGCattgccctgcaataaacctttctctgctccaaactcccatgttttggtttgtttggcctcactgtggtCTGTGGGTTCGGGGGTAACATCTAATCTGTAACAAAATGATATTTACAGCAACAAAGGTGGATGACAGAAAAAATACGGCAGGCAAATCTTACTTCAAAATATAGAATTACTGTGAATTTGAAAGCTACAGTGCATTCTGACGCAGGAGTGCTATATCATCAACTCAAATGTCTCTGGCAGTGTTGTAGTGGATGATGTGATTTTTCCAAAATTATGAccaagtctttttttgtttgtttagttgttttggggttttttttttttcattttggcagcacggcttgcgggatctcagttccccaaccagggattgaaacctgGGTCAAAGCTGTGAAAGCGCtgaatcttaaccactagaccaccagggaaatcccctgaCCAACTCTTAATAAACTTATCAATAAGACAAGGTAGGAATACTTTTGGCTTGTCCTAAAACAGGCAAAGAAGGCCAGAATGGCTGGAGCTGTGTGGGGTGCGATGAAGATACAAGATAAGATCATAGAGGGAACACAGATGCAATCACGGGGATCTGCGGGCTGAATGTGTGCAACACTGGCTGAGAATTCACAAAAAACGGTCCCTTGTCCGGGGTGACACAAGTGGACTACATTTCCCACCTGCACTTGCAGCTCGGTGTGATCACGTGACTCGGTTATGGCCAGTGGAACTCCAGCAAAAGTAATAGGGCGGTGAGCGAAAGCCAGGCCTGTAGGCTGACTCCAAGGGGTCTGGAGCTTCAACCCACGCCCGCCacgccctccccccacctccaccgcCAACCCCCGAGGACAGCCTGCACAGCagttttttcccctctgtaaaatgtggaGAATAATCCCTCTTTTACAAGGTTGCTGGATGATTAAGTAAAATGGTAGGTTGAAACGtctagtagggacttccctggcggtccagtggttaacagcgtgtccactgcagggggcggagGTCCCATCCCTGGTCGGAgtactaagatcccgcatgccacgcggcgcaaccaaaaaaattaaaaccgaaattaaaaaaaaatttttttaaccaatattcttattttttgtaaTGAGCCTAACTTGCTGGTTAgattaaaatgctattttcttttttcttttaacttttaaaaaatatttatttatttacttattttggctgcgcAGGGTCTTTGAGGCAGCACGCAGGgatagttgcagcatgtgggatcgatttcccgaccagggatcgaacccgggctccctgaagtgggagtgaggagtcttacccattggaccaccaggaagtcccctaAATGCTATTTTCTAATGCTGCATAAGTGCAGTATGTACACAATTGAGCCCAAATAAAATGACCGTTTACGTTTTCATCAAGTGGTGAACAAGCTCATGAAGACAGCTGAAATGTAATTTATGATTATGTAAATTAAGCTACTTTCAGGACACTAATACGTAGATAAAGGAGACTTTCATTATTGTGAATCAATATGTCATTAACCTTGAAAATTATATACAATTGTCACAACAAACattccttaaaaagtaaaaaaaaggggggcttccctggtggcgcagtggttgagagcccgcctgccgatgaaggggacgcgggttcgtgccccggtccgggaggatcccacgtgccgcggagcggctgggcccgtgagccgtggccgctgcgcctgcgcgtccggagcctgtgctccgcaacgggagaggccacgacaatgagaggcccgcgtaccggaaaaaaaaaaaaaaaaaaaaaaaaaaaaagacaatctccaaaaagaaaaaaagaaagaaagaaaagaagaagaagctagTAACTCTTTATCCAGTCGAATCTTGAGGCTTGATTGTTCTGAGTCTGGAGGAAGGTGTAAGGCCAGAGACTCACCTCGAGGGCTCCTGGTCTGGTGTTGGAGGTCGACCCGGTTACAAACCACTATTTGACAGAATAGGGGTGATCCAGGTCTCGTTTGCTGAGTGTGTTCTGAAGACATCTCCCAGCTACCTGAGGCAGGGGGCAGTCAGAGAGGACTAACTTACCTGACTTCTTTGTGTCGGCATTTCAGGCAATGGGAAACACAAGGACAAAAAGCAGGGAGGTTGAAAGAGACCCATGTGTTTCAGGACTTCAGCTCAAGAAACCAGGGAGGGgggtaaaaattaattttttttttttaaattgctgcctTGGggaaggtgcttaataaatacttgttggaaCTCAGTAAATTAAGTTGAATTAAGAGACTGGTTCATAACTACAAGAAAGTTGATGAAATATTATTGTCAATGTAAAAACGATGTGTGTAGACTCAAACATTTTTGTAGCAtgtatactaatttttttttttttttcggtacgcgggcttctcactgttgcggcctctaccgttgcggagcacaggctccggacgcgcaggcgcagcggccacggctcacgggcccagccgctccgcggcacgtgggatcctcccggaccggggcacgaacctgtgtcccccgcatcggcaggcggactctcaaccactgcgccaccagggaagccccatgtatactaatttttaaaaacattttcaggaaatttatgtggaaaaacaaatgaaactgtATTATCAGAATTCATGTAAAATAGActgatcagaaaatatttttcaaaaaggaaatatttttccctttactGAATAGAGATTAAGCACAAGGCTTTATATTTCTAGCTGTTAGGAGTATCATTCCGAGAGTTTGACTAAATCATAAACTAgaactctttaaagaaaaaaaaaagaaaaagaaaagacactgaTGGGTGGAGGGGGCGGGTTGGGGAAAGAGCGGATCTTGGCTGAGAAAATAGGCCCATACCAGCACTGTGTGAGCATTTACGGATTTGCAGGCAAGACCTTTCAGAAACCACTTAATCTTAGAGAGTAAGAATTgggactggggacttccctggcggtccagtgggtaagactccttgcttccagttcaggggacacgggttcgatccctggtcggggaactaagatccagcatgccacgcagcacggccaaaaaaaaaaaaatgggggccAGAAGATGCAAAATCCGGGTTGTGGGGGGACTCTGAGGTGACAAAACTGAgtattccgggcttccctggtggcgcagtggttgagaatccgcctgccaatgcaggggttcacgggttcaagtcctggtccggtaagatcccacatgccgcggagcaactaagcccgtgagccacaactactgagcctgtgctctagagcctgcgagccacaactactgaagcccacgtgccacaactactgaagcccatgcgcctagagcctagagcccgcgctccgcaacaagagaagccaccgcaatgagaagcccgcgcaccgcaaggaagactcaacgcagccaaaaataaataaattttaaaagaaaagaaaaaagactgagtaTTCCAACTGCTGAGACAGAGGagggggagatgtggggagaGTTACTGTAGAGAAACCGGCCCTCCATCTGCtgtgtcagggaagtccctcagcgcAACCAGTGCTCAAAGTgggttgttaaaaatatttattgaccctTTGCAAGATGCCAGGCGCTGTCCTAGGTGCTGAGGACAGAGTGGCAAGTGAAACAGACCAAGATCCCTGACGTTGTGGAGATAAGATTCTAATGGGGAAACAAATGTTAAAGAtaataagtagggcttccctggtggcgcagtggttgagaatctgcctgccaatgcaggggatacgggttcgagccctggtctgggaaatcccacatgctgcgaagcaactgggtccatgagccacaactactgagcctgtgcgtccggagcctgtgctccagaacaagagaggccgtgacagtgagaggcctgtgcactgcgatgaagaatggcccccgctcgccacaactagagaaagccctcgcacagacccaacacagccaaaaataaataaataaatttattttgtttaaaaagataataagtaAATTACCAGTACAGAAAGTAtcactgggatttccctggtggcgcagttgttgagagtccgcctgacaatgcagggcacacgggttcgagccctggtccgagaagaccccacatgccgtggagcaactaagcccgtgcaccacaactactgagcctgcactctagagcccgcgagccacaactactgagcctgcgggccacaactactgaagaccgcgcgCGTAGAGCTcgagctcctcaacaagagaagccaccgctatgagaagcccgcgcactgcaacaaaaagtagcccctgctcctagcaagtagagaaagcctgcatgcagcaatgaagacccaacgcagccaaaaataaataaactaattaattaatttaaaagtatcactagggcttccctggtggcgcagtggttgagagtccgcctgccgatgcaggggacgcgggttcgtgccccggtccgggaggatcccacatgcagcggagcggctgggcccgtgaccatggccgctgcgcctgcgcgtccggagcctgcgctccgcaacgggagaggccacagcggtgagaggcccgcgtaccgcaaaaaaaaaaaaaaagtatcactgATTGTAAGCAGTACGTGGTTTACTACTGATGACATTATGTCGTGTTAATTTCAGTTAATGAAATGTTAGAAGATGTCAAGTGCTATGGGGAAAAAATAGGTCAGGGTAAAGGAGATTGGAAATTCCGGGGGAGAATGGTTGACATATTCAGTAGGATAAACAGGGTAGACTTCACTAAGAAGGTGGCATTTAAGCAAAGATTTGAAGGCGGAGAGGGAGTGAGTAAGGTTTTCTGGAGGGAAAACACTTGGACAGAAGAGCctctgcaaaggccctgaggcaggagtatGTCTGGGATGTTTGAGGAACAGCCAAGAGTGAAGGAGGGGGAGTGAGAAGAGATGATGTCAGGGAGGGGACGCGGCCTAATCATATAGGGCCTTTCAATTCTGTAATGCCTTTGGTACCTCTGATCTTTTGATCCtacccttttttttcctgtttccctcATCTCTTATGTCCTCCCTTCGTTAGGCTGCACAGAGTCTATGGTCAACCACCATAACCGTGCCCTTGCACAGATAACATGAACACCCTTACTCTTTCTCCCTCAGTCGGACTTGCCTGGCAAAACCCCAACTCTGGTTAAAGTGAACTCACTGCCTCCGCGAGCCTGCTCTCGCCCAGCTGAGGTTGTGAGTGGACACACTTCAGGTGTGTGACTGCAAACACTCAGAACCAAACTGCAAGGCTGCCACGGTTTTCTTCTCCAGCCCCTAGGAAAtcattttctcatcttctttctctaaacCTCTAGCGGCCCTCACCCTTTTCATTCTCACTTCTTCTTTCgctgaaaaaaatagaagcaatcaGAAAGAAACTTCCCCATGCTTGCCTCAGGGACACTACTAGCTCAACTTCAGAGTGAGCTACACTGCTGTCCCTCCCGTGACCATGTTTGGACAATCTGTGAGAGGCCAGCCCCTCCACTTAGGCCCCGgatcccttctcctctccctctccaaaACTTTCCCTCTTGCGGTGTGTCCTTCTCTCTCTTGCATCGTAATTTGTGCAATGCTTAAGCCTTTGTTCCTCTAGGATTCCTCTTCGCTGAGTGCCCGCACTTCCCGTGGCCGCTGAGGACGCTTCCTGAAACTTGCGGGTCCTAGGCCCTCCCTCTTTGTAACTCCACCCTGAAGATCACTTTCCTCCAGCATCTACCTAAGGGACTTTCCTGCTACAACATCCTAAAGGAAACCCAAGTTCAAGAGGTGGGGCCTCAACCATTTTGAAAGCAGATCTTCTGGCCTTACTGAAGCCTTCAGAGGACGGCAGGCTCAGCTGACATGTGTCTGCAACCCTATGAGCCAGAACTGCATGGTCAAGCTACTTTCAAATTTTTAACGCAGAAAGCCCCCccgaaaaaataataaatgattatttcttCTTAAACCACTCAGTTTGGGGGTGATTTTTTACACAGCTTTAACTAACGAGTACACGCTATCGAGTTTGCTCTTCTCTGGGTCTACCCAGTCCTTGTAAATGGAAATAACATTAACACGGTTGTAATAACGtaaatgaattgtttttctggcaGATTTCTTGGGCTCTGTCTGAGGCCTttggaatcagaatctctgaggttGGCACCCAGAAATCTAGGGCACTTTTAAACTGAGTTTTTGGGTGCTCCTCAATATTTGAGAAACCTAATTCTGGAAAGGGGGGCGGACAGAGAGACACTGcaaattatttttatgctttttcaaTGGTGGTAGGGCTATGGACTTTGCCTGTGTGTgtttcagtattttccaaataaaacaatAGGAATCAGGGGTCCTGACACTTTGGCAGTCCCACTTAGTATGGGGCAGAAGACGTCTAGTCtgaccctctcttccttcccccagACCTTTCGCAAACGCCCGGCCCATACATTTGTTTGCCCCAGAAAACTCTTGTGGTTAATGAGtcacagaaaaaaaggaattgaaacTTATAAGTGAAAGCGACAAGAGTTAAAGAATGGGTAAGGGAGGGGCGCACCGGACTCTCCACCAACAGCGAAGTCGGGAGGCACGCCAATACTTCCGGCGACGCTACCAAAATATTGGGCACATTTCTCCCAAAATACCACCCATCACTCCCACATCACCCACCAAGAAACTTCGTGTCTCAGTCACCTCGCAAACCGGGAAGTGGGCAGTGAACAGGGCTTAGTCTCCGGGGGAAGCAAACGGAGCCGCAGGACGCCTGGGTCCACACGGGTCCCCAGAGATGTCTCCCccaccactgctgctgctgctactgttgCTGACCATGGAGCCCACTGAGGCCACGTTGATCCGGTAATGGggatcccccacccccccaaaacctGGGACGGACTCCCTCCCTCTTACTCTTCAAGTCTGGGGCTCCCCAGTTCAGCGACCCCCAAACCTGACACCCCAGAATCCATGATTCCTCTCTTTGGGGTTCCCAGATCTCCAAATTGGGCTCTCACCCCTGAGGGGTCCACCCTGATATCTCCTAAGACCCAAGCCCTTTGAGTCTAAGGTCCTGCACCCTGAGACCCTTGGTTGGGGACCGTCCCAATGTTCTCAGTACACATTT
Above is a genomic segment from Kogia breviceps isolate mKogBre1 chromosome 18, mKogBre1 haplotype 1, whole genome shotgun sequence containing:
- the NR1H2 gene encoding oxysterols receptor LXR-beta isoform X3 gives rise to the protein MSTPATSSLDTPLPGNGPSTPSSSPDGKEDGPEPCPGADPDVPGTDGANSASVVVILDTTEEPERKRKKGPAPKMLGDELCQVCGDTASGFHYNVLSCEGCKGFFRRSVIRGGAGRYACRGGGTCQMDAFMRRKCQQCRLRKCKEAGMREQCVLSKEQIRKKKTRKQQQQSPPTGLGVSSSSASAPGASPGGSDRGGQGSGEGEGVQLTAAQELMIQQLVAAQLQCNKRSFSDQPKVTPWPLGADPQSRDARQQRFAHFTELAIISVQEIVDFAKQVPGFLQLGREDQIALLKASTIEIMLLETARRYNHETECITFLKDFTYSKDDFHRAGLQVEFINPIFEFSRAMRRLGLDDAEYALLIAINIFSADRPNVQEPSRVEALQQPYVDALLSYTRIKRPQDQLRFPRMLMKLVSLRTLSSVHSEQVFALRLQDKKLPPLLSEIWDVHE
- the NR1H2 gene encoding oxysterols receptor LXR-beta isoform X1 yields the protein MVGLPEEVAKLVLRVSESRRRASGYRGGGREADQGLLRDPTMSTPATSSLDTPLPGNGPSTPSSSPDGKEDGPEPCPGADPDVPGTDGANSASVVVILDTTEEPERKRKKGPAPKMLGDELCQVCGDTASGFHYNVLSCEGCKGFFRRSVIRGGAGRYACRGGGTCQMDAFMRRKCQQCRLRKCKEAGMREQCVLSKEQIRKKKTRKQQQQSPPTGLGVSSSSASAPGASPGGSDRGGQGSGEGEGVQLTAAQELMIQQLVAAQLQCNKRSFSDQPKVTPWPLGADPQSRDARQQRFAHFTELAIISVQEIVDFAKQVPGFLQLGREDQIALLKASTIEIMLLETARRYNHETECITFLKDFTYSKDDFHRAGLQVEFINPIFEFSRAMRRLGLDDAEYALLIAINIFSADRPNVQEPSRVEALQQPYVDALLSYTRIKRPQDQLRFPRMLMKLVSLRTLSSVHSEQVFALRLQDKKLPPLLSEIWDVHE
- the NR1H2 gene encoding oxysterols receptor LXR-beta isoform X4, which encodes MSTPATSSLDTPLPVILDTTEEPERKRKKGPAPKMLGDELCQVCGDTASGFHYNVLSCEGCKGFFRRSVIRGGAGRYACRGGGTCQMDAFMRRKCQQCRLRKCKEAGMREQCVLSKEQIRKKKTRKQQQQSPPTGLGVSSSSASAPGASPGGSDRGGQGSGEGEGVQLTAAQELMIQQLVAAQLQCNKRSFSDQPKVTPWPLGADPQSRDARQQRFAHFTELAIISVQEIVDFAKQVPGFLQLGREDQIALLKASTIEIMLLETARRYNHETECITFLKDFTYSKDDFHRAGLQVEFINPIFEFSRAMRRLGLDDAEYALLIAINIFSADRPNVQEPSRVEALQQPYVDALLSYTRIKRPQDQLRFPRMLMKLVSLRTLSSVHSEQVFALRLQDKKLPPLLSEIWDVHE
- the NR1H2 gene encoding oxysterols receptor LXR-beta isoform X2; the protein is MVGLPEEVAKLVLRVSESRRRASGYRGGGREADQGLLRDPTMSTPATSSLDTPLPVILDTTEEPERKRKKGPAPKMLGDELCQVCGDTASGFHYNVLSCEGCKGFFRRSVIRGGAGRYACRGGGTCQMDAFMRRKCQQCRLRKCKEAGMREQCVLSKEQIRKKKTRKQQQQSPPTGLGVSSSSASAPGASPGGSDRGGQGSGEGEGVQLTAAQELMIQQLVAAQLQCNKRSFSDQPKVTPWPLGADPQSRDARQQRFAHFTELAIISVQEIVDFAKQVPGFLQLGREDQIALLKASTIEIMLLETARRYNHETECITFLKDFTYSKDDFHRAGLQVEFINPIFEFSRAMRRLGLDDAEYALLIAINIFSADRPNVQEPSRVEALQQPYVDALLSYTRIKRPQDQLRFPRMLMKLVSLRTLSSVHSEQVFALRLQDKKLPPLLSEIWDVHE